The DNA region TCAGCGCGTACGACACCCTCGTCGTCATTCCGCGGACCGAGCCGCTGCCGCCGGTGCGGCTGGCCGGCGAGGCCCCGGGGTACGGCGAGGGAAGGCAGCGTTCGCTGGCGCTGGCCGGTGACGACGACGTGATCCCGCGCGGCTACCGGCACGGCGACGATCTGCGCCGGGTCCACTGGCGCTCGACCGCGCGCTACGGCGAGCTGATGGTGCGCCGCGAGGAGCAGCCCCAGCGGGCCAGGTGCACGGTGCTGCTGGACACCCGGCGGATCGCCTACCAGGGGACGGGGCCCGACTCCGCCTTCGAGTGGGCGGTGTCCGGGGCCGCGTCCGCGCTGATGCACATGCTGGAGCGTGGCTTCGCCGTCCGGCTGCTGACCGACGGCGGGAACGCGGTGCCGGGCGAGGGCGCGGGCGGTTTCGCCGGATCGACGCAGGAGTCCGCCGACTCGGCGGGGCTGATGATGGACACCCTGGCGGTGGTCGACCACTCCGACGGCAGCGGTCTGTCGCGCGCGTACGACGTGATGCGCGGCGGCAACGAAGGGCTGCTGATCGCGTTCTTCGGCAATCTGGACAAGGAGCAGGCGGCGGTGGCGGCGCGGATGCGGCAGCGCAGCGGCGGCGCCGTCGCGTTCGTACTGGACAGCGCGGCCTGGGTGCCGGGCGATGTCCCGCCCGCGGGGGCGGAAGAGGCGTCCGAGCGGCGGCTGCGGCTGCTGCGGGAATCGGGCTGGACGGCGGTGGCGGTGGCGCCCGGGACCGGTCTCGCCCCGTATTGGCAGCAGGCGGGGCACCAGGGCGTGGCGGCGCAGTCCGCCGCCACGGGCGGCACGACGGGATTCTCCGGGGGATGGTCATGAGCGGTCGTGGTCGGCTGGCGCTGTGCGCCTTTGCGGCGACGCTGATGGCGGCGGCCTCGATGCTGCCGCTGGTCGAGCCGGCCGGGTGGATCCTGCAGGCGGCGTTCGTGCTGGCGGTCCAGAGCGGGATGGGGGCGCTCGTCCGCCGGGCGCCCGTGCCCCGCATGCTGGTCGTCGCGGCGCAGGTGCTGGTCACGCTGGTCCTGCTGACGGTGGTGTTCGCCAGGGAGCAGGCGCTGGCCGGTGTGCT from Streptomyces sp. NBC_01591 includes:
- a CDS encoding DUF58 domain-containing protein; protein product: MAAGGPAAMEDGDGKGGLRAALSGLTTRGRSFLAAGIAAGICAYVLGQADLLRVGLLLAALPLVCVVVLVRTRYRVAGTRRLAPSRVPAGTEARVHLRMENVSRMPTGLLMLQDRVPYVLGPRPRFVLDRVEAGGRREVSYRVRSDLRGRYPLGPLQLRLSDPFGMCELTRSFSAYDTLVVIPRTEPLPPVRLAGEAPGYGEGRQRSLALAGDDDVIPRGYRHGDDLRRVHWRSTARYGELMVRREEQPQRARCTVLLDTRRIAYQGTGPDSAFEWAVSGAASALMHMLERGFAVRLLTDGGNAVPGEGAGGFAGSTQESADSAGLMMDTLAVVDHSDGSGLSRAYDVMRGGNEGLLIAFFGNLDKEQAAVAARMRQRSGGAVAFVLDSAAWVPGDVPPAGAEEASERRLRLLRESGWTAVAVAPGTGLAPYWQQAGHQGVAAQSAATGGTTGFSGGWS